In a single window of the Phocoena phocoena chromosome 14, mPhoPho1.1, whole genome shotgun sequence genome:
- the TDRD15 gene encoding LOW QUALITY PROTEIN: tudor domain-containing protein 15 (The sequence of the model RefSeq protein was modified relative to this genomic sequence to represent the inferred CDS: inserted 9 bases in 7 codons; deleted 9 bases in 7 codons; substituted 9 bases at 9 genomic stop codons), which yields MDSTSXLPTFLDVDLTISHIECFPKDVLVKFQGRNNSECEFDYHILQRELQHIPKVKNNVDIDEFCLVEERISGEWQRGRVVEKKNDLYTVLIDRREELRVDSTQVASACGNLFDLPPWVMFGIFANILPSGEKWSPKALNYFKSLVGLQVKGCVRAILPLQMILLEVPKSISQVLELQLGRLADGDSFCLIVEMVKEFPKQMPDSLQHKRPELSLSNNTYTLDIQRVLDNLQQSLSVGSIESVKVSSAVSPSKFYCQLIKWIPELENLTVCLTLHYDIISQEGSPTCDNFGVLCVAKRRNGQXHRGILQQFFLPNSSAFFLPNNQVKIWFMDSGSSEAIPSIHVKKLKQDFILVPLFSFPCSLTYLHSPXDARKFQLSVFKQALLGQIVYAHLDWFSKDEHLYYVTLQTQESTITSKCLLKTVGIQVLCPVSDLKISNMLRETSASDVNGFAVESFIANTEXSIDSLNKKDTLKVDFPIKTVEMEIEAVYIAFVAYVLNPSNFWVCTNEHQNEFQDMKNINKFYDLCENEELILRNPGPGLFCCARYSKDRRFYRAVITEINAYKINVYFLDYGNTDSIPLFDVKILLPEFCELPALAMCYSLAYIFPVEDLWMKAAVDYFXKIVLNKAILLQVIAKKDEKYTVNIQNIEASENIDVVSLMLQAGYAEYWEVEPECCPKSVSEYSVLNLKSKNKVNIKKVISALLEGPKPEKYHSDKLKGSNFSLLKSPAVNFLDLKNPFTLSVRPESPWPYKEYVFKPETVLEVKCSYHYGPGDFSCQLQCRLEDLKLLLLEQLQDYYSVHSDLYQIGQIACVAKYSKDGKWYXAAILTQVSKKVDVVLVDYGYQERVLIKDFSAFKPCFLVLEGQAFRCSLNHLVEAISCKVFNWTREACRDLGNFISSFRGLLTCVIYALVLIYPNCLCNLVDLQSPFASAREFLNNHGSAQYSTVSKPFPSSVSLYSYSSFNIKIGSEEEIYISHICSPKKFYCQLSRNNKDLEMTETKITEISNLSQCHKSDFSKMRLCISKYVEDGLPYRALAMPTGSLSDFLVYFVDFGNKQLVEESMLRDVSDELSELLITPMQAIKCFLSDLRDVDIPAEINSWFEDNFLGKPLRAIILSKEPDGQLGVDLYDGXQHINQKIKMLIHAYGEKHCDQAQCVEKCPKTNEKLAISLKGKIENNYHHSTISKTSLITYSESKIDQLMNPKSIYGRLLKPSVCYKVELVSKNKVKKSLNDGFKNKGVKIAPGSAHILDESDVDQKSVRVVSQSFIRELNQAASQNTYNHARPQIKDLPQPKIYLNAKVKEYVSNISNPASFHIQLAKTENVIMSLADALNARRANTVKERKSVKPVVGDLVVAEYSGDNAIXKKIXPGNSFEVEFIDYGNIGVVNTSKIYEIKKEFITIPQLGVHSFLSGVKWNEPDEIWYNKTVDYFDSRXNKTVSCEFLKKHEQKWEVNIIFDXKCVINELLKWTACSKLQKTVLQIPKVVSQKVSPIDKERKEGLSNEYEGSMILQPSYQQLVNIPFEELKPGQLEKAEILYVAKCGIFYVKLSKNKKILSDLTVLITKXEXKNPLLSMENIEKGLECLVKSKKTLKWYRSKVGKKCVDKKVLVFLVDHGRYEIVPLCNTKVFINESRNIPRQAVPCKWIWFENFRNIAIXSIVCLVAHLEINILFLKYLDSAWEVEILIDGLLLLEYLNLNTVHVEENKFRSSEVIFNVESKTPVSXCTIRSFTWSELQNGGQYSGIATAVSDPSDFFVQLEDFFDIMKSLFMLLSDLPEDLETVPQEHVISGSSCLFKYEWEGQWDRVEISXVSDQSLLLVLIDYGFSVYILYSDIKNLKVVPEELLNLLRLSYPCILYGILPAKGKHWNEEAKSFFQDFLSKPGLVFQFREYSFETKLKVDIIHEKNTLADMLVDSGLAIYSKDSDHLNAVTATGSTKIQYKSKSKPVCQLLDQSYYKRESMNCMCTEKQKLKRQKTIKRKDVCKNLLKKSHISKRLHSRNLTLRKKINYVFRFFECDSQHNDNAVELTE from the exons ATGGATTCTACATC GTTACCAACATTTTTAGATGTGGATCTGACAATATCACATATAGAATGTTTTCCCAAGGACGTTCTGGTGAAATTTCAAGGCAGAAATAACAGTGAATGTGAGTTTGACTACCACATATTGCAGAGGGAACTACAGCATAttccaaaagtaaaaaataatgtgGACATTGATGAATTTTGTTTGGTAGAAGAAAGAATATCAGGAGAATGGCAGAGAGGAAGAgttgtggaaaagaaaaatgatctgtATACTGTGCTCATAGATCGCAGAGAAGAACTGAGAGTTGACAGTACGCAGGTTGCTTCAGCCTGTGGCAACTTATTTGATCTACCACCATGGGTAATGTTTGGCATTTTTGCCAACATATTACCAAGTGGGGAAAAATGGTCTCCTAAGGCTTTGAATTACTTCAAGTCATTGGTAGGACTACAAGTGAAAGGTTGTGTACGAGCTATTTTGCCTCTTCAGATGATTCTTCTTGAAGTGCCAAAAAGTATATCCCAGGTTCTTGAATTACAATTAGGGAGACTTGCTGATGGAGATTCATTTTGTCTTATTGTGGAAATGGTAAAAGAATTCCCCAAACAAATGCCAGATTCATTACAACATAAAAGACCTGAATTATCATTAAGTAATAATACTTACACT CTTGATATTCAGCGTGTTCTGGATAATTTGCAACAATCTTTGTCAGTAGGCAGCATTGAAAGTGTAAAAGTATCATCTGCCGTGAGCCCAAGTAAATTTTATTGCCAACTAATTAAATGGATTCCAGAGTTAGAAAACTTGACAGTGTGTTTGACTTTGCATTATGATATTATCAGTCAAGAAGGTAGTCCCACATGTGATAATTTTGGAGTACTTTGTGTTGCcaaaaggagaaatggacagtaGCATAGAGGAATTCTTCAGCAATTCTTCTTGCCCAATTCTTCAGCATTT TTCTTGCCCAATAATCAAGTGAAAATTTGGTTTATGGATTCTGGCAGTAGTGAGGCTATACCCTCCATTCACGTAAAGAAACTTAAACAGGATTTTATTTTAGTACCATTATTTTCATTTCCGTGTTCTCTGACATATTTACACAGTC GAGATGCAAGAAAATTTCAACTAAGTGTGTTTAAACAAGCCTTGTTAGGACAAATAGTGTATGCACACCTTGATTGGTTCAGTAAGGATGAGCATTTGTATTATGTAACATTACAAACTCAAGAGTCTACAATTACTTCTAAGTGTCTGCTAAAGACCGTAGGCATACAAGTACTTTGTCCAGTGTCtgatttaaaaatctcaaatatgttGAGGGAGACTAGTGCCTCAGATGTAAACGGCTTTGCAGTTGAGAGTTTTATTGCAAATACTGAATGATCGATAGATTCTCTAAATAAAAAAGACACTTTGAAAGTAGATTTTCCTATTAAAACTGTAGAAATGGAGATAGAAGCTGTCTAC ATAGCTTTTGTAGCATATGTATTAAACCCATCAAATTTCTGGGTGTGTACTAATGAACATCAGAATGAATTTCaagatatgaaaaatataaataaattttatgatttGTGTGAAAATGAAGAACTGATTCTAAGAAATCCAGGACCTGGATTATTTTGTTGTGCTAGATACAGCAAGGACAGACGTTTTTATAGAGCTGTCATTACTGAAATTAATGcttataaaattaatgtttatttcttgGATTATGGAAATACTGATTCCATACCATTGTTTGATGTAAAAATTTTGCTTCCAGAGTTTTGTGAGTTGCCTGCCTTAGCCATGTGTTATTCACTTGCATATATATTTCCCGTTGAAGATTTATGGATGAAGGCAGcagttgattatttttaaaaaattgtcttgaaCAAAGCAATTTTGCTTCAAGTTATagca aaaaaagatgagaagtaTACTGTAAATATTCAGAATATTGAAGCCTCAGAAAATATTGATGTTGTCTCTCTTATGTTACAAGCTGGATATGCAGAATATTGGGAAGTAGAACCAGAATGTTGTCCAAAATCTGTAAGTGAATATTCAGtgttaaatttaaaatctaaaaacaaagtaaatattaaGAAAGTCATATCTGCCCTTCTTGAAGGACCTAAACCTGAAAAGTACCATTCAGATAAGCTAAAAGGAAGTAACTTTTCTTTGTTGAAGTCCCCAGCTGTTAACTTCCTAGATTTAAAAAACCCTTTCACCTTGTCTGTGAGACCTGAGTCACCATGGCCTTATAAAGAATATGTATTTAAACCAGAAACAGTCCTTGaagttaagtgttcttatcattATGGCCCAGGTGACTTCTCATGCCAGCTGCAATGTAGGTTAGAAGACTTAAAATTACTG TTACTGGAACAACTTCAGGATTATTATAGTGTTCATTCTGATCTTTATCAGATTGGGCAGATTGCTTGTGTTGCTAAGTATTCTAAAGATGGGAAGTGGTATTGAGCTGCTATTTTGACTCAAGTATCAAAAAAGG ttgatgtGGTACTTGTTGATTATGGTTACCAGGAAAGAGTTTTAATTAAagatttttctgcttttaaaccATGTTTCCTTGTTTTAGAAGGTCAGGCCTTCAGGTGTAGTCTTAACCATTTAGTTGAAGCCATTAGTTGTAAAGTATTCAATTGGACGAGAGAAGCATGCAGAGACCTTgggaattttatttcttcatttagagGGTTATTGACTTGTGTCATCTATGCCTTAGTTCTTATATATCCAAACTGTTTATGTAATTTGGTGGATTTACAATCTCCATTTGCTAGTGCCAGAGAATTTCTTAATAATCATGGCTCTGCACAGTATAGTACAGTATCAAAGCCATTTCCATCTTCAGTTAGTCTTTACAGTTATTCTTCCTTCAATATAAAAATTGGAAGTgaggaagaaatatatatatctcacatatgTAGTCCCAAAAAGTTTTATTGCCAACTTAGTAGAAATAATAAAGACCTAGAGATGacagaaacaaaaatcacagaGATTAGTAACCTCAGTCAGTGCCACAAATCTGATTTTAGTAAAATGAGATTGTGTATATCTAAGTATGTAGAGGATGGTCTCCCTTATAGAGCTTTAGCGATGCCGACAGGTTCATTATCTGACTTCCTGGTATATTTTGTGGACTTTGGAAATAAACAATTAGTAGAAGAAAGTATGTTGAGGGATGTTTCAGATGAGTTATCAGAGTTGCTGATTACACCTATGCAAGCTATTAAATGTTTTTTGTCAGATCTTAGAGATGTAGATATTCCAGCAGAAATCAATAGCTGGTTTGAAGATAATTTTTTGGGAAAACCATTAAGGGCAATAATATTGTCCAAGGAGCCAGATGGCCAGCTTGGTGTAGACTTATATGATGGATAgcaacatataaatcagaaaattaaaatgttgattcATGCTTATGGAGAAAAACATTGTGACCAAGCACAATGTGTGGAAAAGTGTCCTAAAACAAATGAGAAACTTGCTATTTCCTTGAAaggcaaaatagaaaacaattatcACCATAGTACAATAAGTAAAACTAGTCTAATAACATATTCTGAAAGCAAAATAGATCAGTTAATGAATCCCAAAAGTATATATGGCAGGCTTTTGAAACCATCAGTTTGTTATAAAGTTGAACTTGTGTCAAAAAACAAGGTGAAGAAGTCTTTGAATgatggatttaaaaataaaggtgtaaaaattGCCCCTGGGTCTGCACATATTCTTGATGAAAGTGATGTGGACCAGAAATCAGTAAGGGTTGTATCACAGTCTTTTATCAGAGAATTAAATCAGGCAGCCTCACAAAACACATATAATCATGCTAGACCACAGATTAAAGACCTTCCTCAACCCAAAATTTACTTGAATGCCAAAGTTAAAGAATATGTTTCTAATATAAGTAATCCAGCAAGTTTCCATATTCAGCTTGCCAAGACTGAAAATGTGATCATGAGCCTAGCGGATGCTCTAAATGCAAGAAGAGCCAATacagtgaaagagagaaaatcagtCAAACCTGTGGTGGGAGATCTTGTAGTTGCAGAATACTCTGGTGACAATgcca ttaagaaaatttgacCAGGAAATTCTTTTGAAGTGGAATTTATTGACTATGGTAACATTGGAGTAGTAAACACATCAAAAATTTATGAAATTAAGAAGGAATTCATAACTATTCCTCAGCTAGGAGTTCATTCTTTCCTTAGTGGAGTAAAGTGGAATGAGCCTGATGAAATATGGTACAACAAAACTGTGGATTATTTTGATTCAA ATAATAAAACAGTTTCTTGTGAGTTTTTGAAAAAGCATGAACAGAAATGggaagtaaatataatttttg gAAAATGTGTCATTAATGAACTACTGAAATGGACAGCATGTTCaaaactacagaaaacagtattgCAAATCCCTAAGGTTGTTTCTCAAAAGGTGAGCCCTATtgataaagaaaggaaggaaggactatCAAATGAGTATGAAGGTTCTATGATCCTTCAACCATCCTACCAACAACTGGTTAATATTCCTTTTGAAGAGTTAAAACCTGGACAACTTGAAAAGGCTGAAATACTTTATGTTGCAAAATGTGGGATATTTTATGTGAagttatctaaaaataaaaagattttatcaGATTTAACAGTATTAATTACTAA GGAGTAAAAAAACCCTCTTTTATCaatggaaaatattgaaaaaggcTTAGAATGCTTGGTAAAATCCAAAAAAACTTTGAAGTGGTATCGAtcaaaagtaggaaaaaagtGTGTTGATAAGAAAGTGCTTGTTTTTTTAGTAGATCATGGTAGGTATGAAATAGTGCCCTTATGTAATACCAAGGTGTTCATTAATGAAAGCAGAAATATTCCAAGACAAGCTGTGCCTTGTAAATGGATTTGGTTTGAAAATTTTAGGAACATTGCCATTTGA TCCATTGTGTGCTTAGTTGCTCATTTGGAAATAAACAtcctttttctgaaatatttagacTCTGCCTGGGAAGTAGAAATTTTGATAGATGGCCTGTTACTTTtggaatatttaaatttaaatacagttcatgttgaagaaaacaaatttagatCTTCAGAAGTTATTTTCAACGTTGAATCTAAGACTCCTGTAT CATGTACAATAAGATCATTTACTTGGTCAGAACTCCAAAATGGTGGGCAATATTCTGGTATTGCCACTGCTGTTTCTGATCCATCAGACTTCTTTGTTCAGTTAGAAGATTTCTTTGACATAATGAAATCTCTCTTTATGTTGCTTTCTGATCTACCAGAAGACTTAGAAACAGTGCCTCAAGAGCACGTAATTTCAGGTTCT AGTTGTTTGTTCAAATATGAATGGGAAGGTCAGTGGGATAGGGTAGAAATTTCTTAAGTCTCTGATCAGTCTTTACTTCTTGTATTGATTGACTATGGATTTTCTGTttacatactttattcagatataaaaaatcttaaagttgTTCCTGAGGAACTTCTGAATTTGCTGAGGCTAAGTTATCCTTGCATCTTATATGGTATCTTACCTGCTAAAGGGAAGCATTGGAATGAAGAAGCCAAAAGTTTTTTTCAAGATTTCCTGAGTAAACCAGGCTTAGTTTTTCAGTTTAGGGAATACAGTTTTGAAACAAAACTGAAGGTAGATATCATTCATGAGAAAAATACTTTGGCAGATATGTTAGTTGACTCTGGTCTTGCAATTTATTCTAAAGATTCAGATCATCTCAATGCAGTTACTGCTACTGGATCTACTAAAATCCAATATAAATCAAAGAGTAAGCCTGTTTGCCAATTGTTAGATCAAAGTTATTACAAAAGAGAAAGTATGAATTGTATGTGCACtgagaagcaaaagctgaaaaggcagaaaactataaagaggaAAGATGTCTGTAAGAACCTCTTAAAGAAAAGCCATATTAGTAAAAGATTACATTCTAGAAATTTAACACTGAGGAAGAAG ATTAACTATGTCTTCAGGTTTTTTGAGTGTGATTCTCAGCATAATGATAATGCAGTTGAACTTACAGAATAA